The Nitrosococcus watsonii C-113 genome includes the window GGTATGGCCTTCCGGCGCGGCGAAGTCAACGGAGCGGCCGGGATTCAGCCGCACGTCCCATACATTCATGGGCGTAAAGGTCGCCGCCGGACCCCGATGGCCGCCGTACTCGCCGGCAATCACTCGCACCTGGCCTCCCTGATCCGGTAATTCCACCGCCGGAATGTCCTGGTCCAATAAAGTCTGGTATTTCGGTGGCGACATTTTGTCCTTGGCCGGCAAATTCACCCATAACTGGACCATTTCCAAGGTGCCACCAGCGTGGGTGAACGCGGGCGAGTGGAATTCTTCGTGGAGTATGCCAGAGGCAGCGGTCATCCATTGCACATCGCCGGGTCCGATCTTGCCGCCGGCTCCCGTGGAGTCACGGTGAGCAACCTCGCCCTGGTAGACAATGGTGACGGTCTCAAAGCCCCGGTGCGGATGCTCGCCCACGCCTCGCGGGCGCTCCGCCGGCTCGAATTCCATGGGGCCAGCGTAATCGAGAAGCAAAAACGGACTCAGTTGCTCCCCCTGATTGCGGTAGGAAAATAATGAACGGACAGGGAATCCATCGCCTACCCAGTGCTGTTGCGGCGCGTTATAAACGCCTTGAATTTTTTTCACGGCCAGCTCCTATCTTGCATATTCTAATATCTAGGATTGATTATAATATCGGAACAATAATCCTAGTAGGCTAGTAAATAGCTACTGTGTGTCTTATTTATAGAACGATGGCAGACTATGCAAGATCTCAATGATCTCTACTATTTCGTCCAGGTTGTAGATCACGGCGGCTTTGCGCCAGCCGGCCGCGCGCTTGGCGAGCCCAAATCAAAACTGAGCCGGCGGATTGGGAAATTGGAGGAACGCCTGGGCGTGCAATTGTTGCAGCGCTCGACACGGCATTTTTCAGTGACCGAGATTGGCCAAACTTACTACGCCCATTGCAAAGCCATGCTGGTTGAAGCCGATGCCGCGCAAGAAGCTATTGAACTAACCCGTGCGGAGCCCTGTGGCATTGTGCGAATGAGCTGCCCGGTCGCCTTATTGGAAGCAAGGGTCGGCACCATGCTAGCGGCATTTATGGCCCAGCACCCCCGCGTTAATATCCATCTGGAGGCTACCAATCGCCGGGTCGATCTCATTAGCGAAGGCATAGATCTGGCTATTCGGGTGCGTCCCCCGCCCTTCGAAGATAGCGATCTGGTGATGCGTATCCTGGGCAACCGCCGCCAATCTCTCATAGCCAGTCCTCGCTTACTTCAGCAAGTTCCCACACCCAGGTTGCCCACCGATCTGGCCCACTTACCCAGCCTTGGTCTGGGGCAACCCCATCATGAGTTCCAATGGAATCTGCTCGGACCTAACAAGGCACAAGCCACCGTCAAGCACTGGCCTCGCTTTATCACTCGTGACATGACCGCCCTGCGTACCGCCGCGATAGCCGGCGTGGGCATCGTTCAACTGCCCAATATGATGATACGCGCTGAACTCGCGGGGGGAGAACTTCTACCACTGCTGCCGGACTGGGCACCGCGGCCCGAAACCATCCATGCGGTGTTTGTGTCGCGCCGTGGCCTGTTGCCCTCGGTGCGAACCTTGATCGACTTTCTCGTAGCCCAGTTCAAGGCGCTGGACGAAGACTGATAAAACTTGCCTATAGGGCAGGTGAGCTCTCTTGCGTTAAAAAGACCTCCACCCCCGGGGTGGCTCTAAACTGGCAGGCCCAGTACACTATTTCTTTATTGAAACTTGGACTTCTGGGCAAGAAGTCGATTCACAAGGAAAAAGGTGAAAGAGCACTCGTCGGCAATGCATACATAGGGAATTAAAGCGGTTGGGCTAAAATATGAGTGACGAATTTTTCAAAAAGCCGATACTCAATTCACCCTATGAATACCCTTCCTTTCATTGGGAGATAGTGGATGGGCTGCCGACCCACAATATCGTTAACTCCCGCCGAAGAGCGGAATTCATCACGCCCATTCCCAAGCCCAGGAAGCGCAAGGGTTCAAAGTCGCAAGACTTATTCGACGAAAGCCTGGGTCTAGGTGGCGGTAGCCAGAAGTACGACCCGATCTCCATTATCAACGAACTTCGCGGCCACGTGGATGCTTGGCGGAAATTGCCAAGCGAGCGGGACTGGCGGGTAACACCCGAGACCGCCCGGTTATTGCGGCACTGGCGCCATTATGAATTCAAGGGTATTCGCCCCTTCTTCTGCCAAGTGGAAGCCGTGGAAGTGGCTATTTGGCTCACGGAGGTGGCCCCTAAATTTGGCCAAACAGGCAAGCAATTTCTCGATTACTTAAAGAATGCGAACGCCGACGCCAACCCCGGTTTGCTGCGGCTTGCGCTGAAACTGGCCACGGGCGCGGGCAAGACCACGGTCATGTCCATGCTGATTGCATGGCAAACGATTAACGCAGTGCGTCAGCCGGCAAGATCGTGATTACCAACTACCACGCCTTCAAGCCGCGCGAACGCATGGCTATCTCCAAAGGCGGGCGGGCGCTTCTCAAGGGCAAACGAGGCGAAGAACTCAATACCCTGGAAACTGAAGGCCAGATGTTGCAACGGGTCATGCCGGAGCTAATGGGCATGAAGAACGTCATGGTATTGAACGATGAAGCTCACCACTGTTACCGGGAAAAGCCCGGCGAGGACGAAGAAGGGGCGCTGAAGGGGGATGACAAGAAAGAAGCCGAGAGCAACCGGGAAGCGGCGCGGCTTTGGATTTTCGGGCTGGAAATCGTCGCCAGGAAAATTGGCCTTAACCGGGTCATCGATCTATCGGCAACGCCTTTTTTTCTCAGCGGTTCCGGGTATGCCGAGGGGACCTTATTCCCCTGGACTATGAGCGATTTTTCCCTCATGGATGCCATTGAATGCGGCATCGTCAAATTGCCCCGGGTGCCGGTGGCGGACAACATCCCCGGCGCTGAGATGCCCAAATTCCGGGAATTGTGGAAACACATCGGCGCTAGGATGCCCAAAAAAGGCCGGAGCAAAGGGGCGAAACTCGACCCGCTTAGCCTTCCCGTCGAACTGCAAACGGCCCTGGAAGCATTGTACGGCCACTACGAAAAGACCTTTTCACGGCCAAGCCCGTGGTCGCGCCCCCTCAGCCGCCACGGGAAACCATCCATGTCAAAGCGGTGCGCCCGGAGCGGGACGCTCTAGAAATTCGTTTCCCCCGGGTCAGCGGCTATCGGGTCGAGCTGCCGGAAGAAAAACTGACGGCAGAATTCAACGAAGACTCCGTGCTTGAGTTGACCCCGGATTTGGTGGGTCCATCCGTTACCCGCAATGCGGGCATTATTGGCGAGGCGGTTGATTTGAACTTGATCCATACGGGTAATGTGCGTCCTTCAACGCTGCTCTTCCATTTAACTCAACGGTTGCTCTATACGAAATGGCGTGACCCCGGCGAAGCGCCGAAACTCCACCTGTTCGGTCAGCTCAAGCGGATTACCAAACAATGGCTGGAGGGATATCTCGTCTGCAAGGGGGGGACTTATCCGGCGCAACTCCTGTACCAGGAACTGGCCGACATGGCCTGCTCCAGAATCACCGCCGCCATTACCCAGGCGGAACAAAGCAGGGACCGACCCATCAAGGTTTTGCTCGATCCCTACAATCCGACGGGTTCAACCCTCCATGTCAATTTCAATACCTCGAAAACCGAACGGTGGGAAACCCATCCGCTGAAATCCCATATTAATTGGGTCATTCTGGATAGCGACTGGGAAGCCGAGTTTTGCCGGGTGGCGGAAGCCCACGAACAGGTGATTGCTTACGTCAAGAATCACAGTCTGGGTTTGGAAGTGCCCTATCGCTATGGTTCCGAAACGCGGAAATACCGCCCGGACTTCCTTGTCCAGATCGATGATGGCCAGGATGATCCCTTGAATCTGATTGTGGAAATCAAAGGTTATCGCCGGGAAGATGCCAAGGAAAAAAAGCTCACCATGGATACTTACTGGATTCCGGGCGTGAACAATCTAAAAAGCTACGGGCGATGGGCCTTCGCGGAATTCGGGGATGTCTTTGAAATGCAGCATGCCTTTGCAAGGAAAGTCGAACAAACGTTTAACGAGATGATCAAAACTGTGAGCGTACCCAAAAACACACTATGATGGTGTACACGAACAAAATGAGAGATGGCCATGAAAAACATTACCCTAAGCGCCGATGAGCACCTGATTGAAGCTGCCCGTCAGCGAGCTGCCGCTGAGCACACGACCTTGAATGCCAAATTTCGGGAATGGCTGGAAGACTATGTACAACGTCAGCGGCAGGCGGATGAAGCGATAGCCTTCATCAGGGAGTTGAGAAAACACGTGCGTACCGGTGGCCGTAAATTCACACGGGATGAGATGAATGAGCGTTAATTTTTTTGAAAGTGAATAAGATGAGCCATGAAGAACATCACTTTGAGCGCCGATGAACACCTGATTGAAGTCGCCCGTCAGCGGGCTGCCGCTGAACACACGACATTAAATGAACAATATACGCACGCAAACAACAGCAGCTACGTTTTTATGACGACGCCATTAAGGAACTGCAAGGCCAACTTAAGGTTGGGCGTAAATTAAGCCGGGAAGAAATGAATGAGCGTTGAACGCTTTTTTAAAATAAAAATATGGCGCGCAAGAAAATAACAAAAAAACGGATAGAAACCCTAACCCATGACGATGCTGCTCGGGTAAATATCCCCACCGCGGAATATGAAGCCATGCTCCATCAAAAAGACAAAAGCCCGATTCCCGTGCCCTACAAGCGGCGCAACCGGGATCTTGATCCGCAATTAGTCTGGCGGGGCAAGGATGAGCAGGACTGGTCCGATCTCGTTGTCCATGCGCCGCCCCTTTATATTCAGGAAAAAGTCCATCCCAAGGCGTTGATTGACGACTTGCGCCGGCAGTCAGTGGCGAGTGGCGAGCGGTCAGTGGATAGGGAGCAACAGCTTGATCTGTTCGCCGACTTTAATGGCCTGCCGGACGAAGCAGCAAAAACCGAGTTTTATCAGCATGAAGCTCACTGGTCCAACCGGATGATTTTGGGCGACAGCCTTCAGGTGATGGCGTCGTTAGCGGAGCGGGAAGGCTTGCGGGGCAAAGTGCAATGTATTTATTTCGATCCCCCTTACGGCATCAAATTTAATTCCAATTTCCAATGGTCCACCACCAGTCGCGATGTCAAGGACGGCAATGTACAGCACATCACGCGAGAGCCGGAGCAGGTCAAGGCGTTTCGGGATACCTGGCGGGATGGAATTCATTCCTACCTAACTTACTTGCGGGATCGGTTAACGGTGGCACGGGATTTGTTGACAGATTCGGGTTCGATTTTCGTGCAGATTGGGGATGAGAATGTGCATCGGGTACGGGCTTTGATGGATGAAGTTTTTGGAGATGTGAATTTTGTTAGTGAAATAGTTTTCCAAAAAACGGGAAGTCAGCCCGGATCAATTATTGGTA containing:
- a CDS encoding pirin family protein, which codes for MKKIQGVYNAPQQHWVGDGFPVRSLFSYRNQGEQLSPFLLLDYAGPMEFEPAERPRGVGEHPHRGFETVTIVYQGEVAHRDSTGAGGKIGPGDVQWMTAASGILHEEFHSPAFTHAGGTLEMVQLWVNLPAKDKMSPPKYQTLLDQDIPAVELPDQGGQVRVIAGEYGGHRGPAATFTPMNVWDVRLNPGRSVDFAAPEGHTLALVVLHGNVRVNASETVREAQWVLLERAHRTVSLEADTEATLLLLSGEPINEPLVGHGPFVMNSEAEIQQAMEDFKRGRFGRLASVAVV
- a CDS encoding LysR family transcriptional regulator codes for the protein MQDLNDLYYFVQVVDHGGFAPAGRALGEPKSKLSRRIGKLEERLGVQLLQRSTRHFSVTEIGQTYYAHCKAMLVEADAAQEAIELTRAEPCGIVRMSCPVALLEARVGTMLAAFMAQHPRVNIHLEATNRRVDLISEGIDLAIRVRPPPFEDSDLVMRILGNRRQSLIASPRLLQQVPTPRLPTDLAHLPSLGLGQPHHEFQWNLLGPNKAQATVKHWPRFITRDMTALRTAAIAGVGIVQLPNMMIRAELAGGELLPLLPDWAPRPETIHAVFVSRRGLLPSVRTLIDFLVAQFKALDED